The proteins below are encoded in one region of Anabaena sphaerica FACHB-251:
- a CDS encoding nucleoside deaminase, which produces MNQENQEYFMRLAIEEAKKGDSPYGAVIVKDNQVVAAAYNTVRRDSDPSAHAEINVIRNLTTKLKNPSLEGYCIYTTGEPCPMCATACVWTGISEIIYGASIADLISINQGQINISCEEVIAKSFRNIKVTKGILRHECLELFA; this is translated from the coding sequence ATGAACCAAGAAAACCAAGAATATTTTATGCGTTTAGCCATAGAAGAAGCAAAAAAAGGAGACTCACCTTATGGTGCTGTGATAGTTAAAGATAATCAAGTAGTTGCAGCAGCTTATAATACTGTTAGGCGAGACAGTGATCCATCAGCCCATGCAGAAATTAATGTCATTCGCAATTTAACTACTAAACTAAAAAACCCTTCTTTAGAGGGCTATTGTATATATACCACAGGTGAACCTTGTCCCATGTGTGCTACAGCTTGTGTATGGACGGGGATATCAGAGATTATCTATGGTGCTTCCATAGCAGATTTAATTTCTATTAATCAAGGACAAATCAATATATCTTGTGAAGAAGTTATAGCTAAATCATTTAGAAACATCAAGGTAACAAAAGGAATTTTAAGACACGAATGTCTAGAATTATTTGCCTAA
- a CDS encoding ion transporter, with amino-acid sequence MLLNREKIEFYLTDLETPIGKVINLTIAFLVLLSSGIFVAETYNISNDAHLELRALDTCILIIFIGEYLLRLWSAENKINYIFSFYSVIDLLAILPSLIGFVDIRFIRLLRWFRILRLIRFIDSRFLFGSISSEDGVIFTRILFTLFAIIFVYSGLIYQVEHPVNPQNFGTFLDAFYFSVVTMTTVGFGDLIPISELGRLLTVLMILTGVALIPWQVGDLIKRLVKTANQVPIVCANCGLSFHDADAEFCKRCGTKLPLINVD; translated from the coding sequence ATGTTACTAAATCGAGAAAAAATAGAATTTTACTTAACAGACTTAGAAACACCAATTGGTAAAGTAATCAATTTAACAATTGCGTTTTTAGTTTTATTATCATCAGGAATTTTTGTAGCGGAAACTTATAATATTTCCAATGATGCTCACTTAGAATTAAGGGCATTAGATACGTGCATATTAATAATTTTTATTGGAGAATATTTGTTACGCTTATGGAGTGCGGAAAATAAAATTAACTATATTTTTAGCTTTTATTCGGTTATTGATTTACTGGCTATTTTACCATCTTTAATCGGCTTTGTAGATATTAGGTTTATCCGCTTATTGCGATGGTTCCGAATTTTGCGTTTAATCAGGTTTATAGATAGTAGATTTTTATTTGGTAGTATTAGCAGCGAAGATGGCGTAATTTTTACGCGGATATTATTTACTTTATTTGCAATCATCTTTGTTTATTCTGGCTTAATTTATCAAGTTGAGCATCCAGTTAACCCACAGAACTTCGGCACTTTTTTAGATGCCTTTTATTTTTCAGTGGTGACAATGACAACTGTAGGATTTGGAGATTTAATACCAATCTCTGAATTAGGGCGTTTACTCACCGTATTGATGATTTTAACAGGAGTAGCGTTGATTCCTTGGCAGGTCGGAGATTTAATTAAACGCTTAGTAAAAACTGCTAATCAGGTACCAATTGTTTGTGCAAATTGCGGTTTAAGTTTTCATGATGCAGATGCAGAATTTTGTAAAAGGTGCGGTACTAAGTTGCCGTTGATAAATGTTGATTAA
- a CDS encoding TIGR04222 domain-containing membrane protein has translation MDILLHNPIADMYGPEFLVFYGCVIAITLFICWQIVQNPTHNKPLPLISAEPDPYQIAYLSSGVTGVVRVAVLNLIQLGYLQIKQNRINKISNHPPVSQLQPLESEVFSVLSKDIFHSLWLANDTLEKKVEEYCHIYQQKLLDEELLYVEDGQKSNTKVGWIGAIIILSLGSYKLTIALSRGYSNVVFLIIMAFVSVMVLFTLVNNQKQQSRLSYRGIAYLQQLKQTFLQLKGKIQQTSNDTPSALDYNLVVALFGISALAGSSHNSLKDAFSSLTDLKASSSRSSNSRSSNSRSSNSRSSNSRSSGSSCSSGSSCSSGSSCSTGSSCNSGSSCSSGSSCSSGSSCGGGCGGCGGGGGD, from the coding sequence ATGGATATATTACTACATAACCCAATTGCAGATATGTACGGTCCAGAGTTTCTAGTGTTTTATGGTTGTGTGATTGCCATAACTTTGTTCATCTGCTGGCAAATTGTACAAAATCCTACTCATAATAAACCTCTGCCCTTAATTTCTGCTGAACCAGACCCATATCAAATTGCTTACTTGTCTTCAGGTGTAACAGGTGTGGTCAGAGTAGCAGTTTTAAACTTAATTCAGTTAGGTTATTTACAAATCAAACAAAACCGCATTAATAAAATATCTAATCATCCACCTGTATCTCAATTACAGCCTCTAGAAAGTGAGGTTTTTTCGGTTCTTAGCAAAGATATTTTTCACTCTTTATGGTTGGCAAATGATACGTTAGAAAAGAAGGTCGAGGAATACTGTCATATTTATCAGCAGAAACTGCTTGATGAAGAATTGCTGTATGTAGAAGATGGGCAAAAATCAAATACCAAAGTTGGCTGGATTGGAGCAATAATTATTCTTAGTCTAGGCTCTTATAAGTTAACGATAGCCTTGAGCCGAGGATATTCTAACGTGGTTTTTCTGATTATTATGGCTTTTGTTTCTGTGATGGTTCTGTTTACATTGGTAAATAATCAGAAACAGCAATCGCGCCTAAGTTATCGAGGAATAGCTTATCTGCAACAACTGAAACAAACTTTCTTGCAGTTAAAAGGGAAAATTCAACAAACTAGTAATGATACCCCTTCTGCCCTCGACTACAACTTAGTCGTAGCACTATTTGGTATTTCTGCCCTTGCTGGTAGTTCCCATAATTCCTTAAAAGACGCATTTTCTTCCCTAACAGACTTGAAAGCTAGTAGTTCACGCAGTAGTAATTCACGTAGTAGTAATTCACGTAGTAGTAATTCACGTAGTAGTAATTCACGCAGTAGCGGGAGTTCTTGCAGTAGCGGGAGTTCTTGTAGTAGCGGAAGTTCTTGCAGTACCGGGAGTTCTTGCAATAGCGGTAGTTCTTGCAGTAGCGGTAGTTCTTGCAGTAGCGGTAGTTCTTGCGGTGGTGGTTGTGGTGGTTGTGGTGGTGGTGGTGGAGATTAA
- a CDS encoding DUF692 domain-containing protein: MLSHLPTLGVGLGFRQPFKSDLFLNRQQVDFLEIVAEHYLDAPLEKHQELEVLAAHFPIIPHAINLSLGSAEGLDIDYLRKLAALIQQLNPPWWSEHICFTKAGGIDIGHLSPLPYTQEAVKILCRNIAQVRRWIDVPLILENITYMVQLPGAEMTEAQFLTEVLERSECGLLLDITNLHTNAVNYGYDVDDFLQQLPWERIVQLHFVGGHWHDGILIDSHSQSTPVEVWELMNKVVACASVKGIVLERDENLPTFAELSGELQQAREIGRSHGKWV; this comes from the coding sequence ATGCTATCTCATCTACCAACTTTAGGTGTAGGTTTAGGTTTTCGCCAACCTTTCAAAAGTGATTTATTTCTGAATCGTCAACAGGTTGATTTTTTGGAAATAGTTGCCGAACATTATTTAGATGCGCCACTGGAAAAACACCAGGAATTAGAAGTATTAGCGGCGCATTTTCCTATTATTCCCCATGCCATTAATTTATCATTAGGCAGTGCTGAAGGTTTAGATATAGATTATTTACGCAAATTAGCAGCATTGATTCAACAACTTAATCCTCCTTGGTGGAGTGAACATATCTGTTTTACCAAAGCGGGAGGGATTGATATTGGGCATTTATCACCCCTACCCTATACCCAGGAAGCAGTAAAGATACTTTGTCGCAACATAGCCCAAGTGCGTCGCTGGATTGATGTACCATTGATATTAGAAAATATTACTTATATGGTGCAACTTCCCGGTGCTGAAATGACAGAAGCTCAGTTTTTAACAGAAGTTTTAGAACGTTCTGAATGTGGATTATTGTTAGATATTACCAATCTCCATACTAATGCTGTAAATTACGGCTATGATGTTGATGATTTCTTGCAACAATTACCTTGGGAACGCATCGTACAGTTACATTTTGTTGGTGGGCATTGGCATGATGGGATATTGATTGATAGCCATTCCCAATCTACACCTGTCGAAGTTTGGGAATTAATGAATAAAGTCGTAGCTTGTGCATCTGTGAAGGGGATTGTGTTAGAAAGGGATGAGAACTTACCGACTTTTGCAGAATTGTCTGGGGAATTACAACAAGCGAGAGAAATTGGCAGGAGTCATGGCAAATGGGTTTAG
- a CDS encoding DUF1565 domain-containing protein, whose product MTQTFYVNPVTGADTNPGSQQAPFKSITKALQKATITNKIQLADGNYNAASGETFPLTVAVGVIVVGNEANKGKGVFIEGSGNYLSRTFAGQNVTFVLLNNAELRGVTVTNSASRGTAVWIESSTPTVANSTFTKCNREGVFATGDANPVIQSNIFSENAANGISIAKNSQGQFQGNICVKTGFGLAISDTAFPTLTDNRIYENRSGIVVSGSSRPILRNNLSENNTDDGLTVISNALPDIGSTNSPGGNIFRSNGKFDVQNATTNTLVSLGNQIDASKVKGKIEFVGISTPTPAPTPAPTPTPTPIPIPVPTPTPTPTPTNTLTDIGNHWAAAFIQELVRLDIIKGYPDRRFKPDATMTRAQYAALLVKAFNPPNKRPVINFKDVSDKFWAFSVIQQAYQGQFLSGYPNNTFAPNQNIQRVQVIVSLVNGLGLSASSATSNISFDDQAKIPSYAKDEVIIAMQKRMIVNYPTTKLLNPTRDATRAEVAVMVYQVLLDAGRVAAINSPYIV is encoded by the coding sequence ATGACCCAAACATTTTACGTAAATCCTGTTACGGGTGCTGATACTAATCCTGGTAGCCAACAAGCCCCATTCAAAAGCATTACTAAAGCTTTACAAAAAGCTACTATTACCAATAAAATTCAACTTGCAGATGGTAATTACAATGCTGCTAGTGGTGAAACCTTTCCTCTCACTGTAGCCGTTGGCGTGATAGTAGTAGGTAATGAGGCTAACAAAGGTAAAGGCGTTTTCATCGAAGGTAGTGGTAATTATTTGAGTCGTACTTTTGCCGGTCAAAACGTCACCTTTGTATTATTGAATAATGCAGAACTGCGAGGGGTGACTGTAACTAATTCTGCTAGTCGTGGCACTGCTGTCTGGATTGAATCGAGTACACCTACCGTCGCTAATAGCACTTTTACCAAATGCAACCGTGAAGGAGTTTTTGCCACAGGTGATGCTAACCCTGTGATTCAAAGTAATATTTTTAGTGAAAATGCTGCCAATGGTATTTCCATTGCCAAAAATTCCCAAGGTCAATTTCAAGGTAATATCTGTGTGAAAACAGGTTTTGGTCTTGCTATCAGTGATACTGCATTTCCCACACTTACAGATAATAGAATTTACGAAAACCGTTCTGGGATAGTAGTTTCTGGTAGTTCACGTCCTATATTACGGAATAATCTTAGTGAAAATAATACTGATGATGGTTTGACAGTAATTTCTAATGCTTTACCTGATATCGGTAGTACCAATAGTCCTGGTGGTAATATCTTTCGTAGTAATGGTAAATTTGATGTCCAAAATGCCACTACCAACACTCTGGTTTCTCTGGGAAATCAAATAGATGCGTCTAAAGTTAAGGGAAAAATCGAGTTTGTTGGGATTTCAACGCCAACACCTGCACCAACACCTGCACCAACACCAACGCCAACACCAATACCAATACCTGTACCAACACCAACACCAACACCAACACCAACCAATACATTAACTGATATTGGTAATCATTGGGCAGCTGCGTTTATTCAGGAATTAGTCAGACTCGATATTATCAAGGGTTATCCAGACCGCAGATTTAAACCCGATGCAACCATGACAAGGGCGCAATATGCTGCATTATTGGTAAAAGCTTTCAACCCACCCAATAAACGTCCTGTGATCAACTTCAAGGATGTGTCAGATAAGTTTTGGGCATTCTCAGTTATTCAGCAGGCATATCAAGGGCAATTTCTTTCTGGTTATCCTAATAATACCTTTGCTCCTAACCAAAATATTCAGCGTGTACAAGTAATTGTTTCTTTGGTAAATGGACTGGGGTTATCTGCAAGTTCGGCAACCAGCAATATATCTTTCGATGACCAAGCAAAAATTCCTAGCTACGCCAAAGATGAAGTAATAATTGCTATGCAAAAACGGATGATTGTTAATTATCCAACAACGAAATTACTAAACCCTACCCGCGATGCTACACGGGCTGAGGTAGCTGTGATGGTGTATCAAGTTTTGCTTGATGCTGGTCGTGTAGCGGCCATTAATTCACCTTATATTGTTTAG
- a CDS encoding PAS domain S-box protein, protein MLFSSLIEANNLEQAVADTPLVVTADTLASEAIALMSNARGSCTLPEEASDTSYLLTDCRASCVLVMQETKLLGIFTERDVVRLSAEGRQIAGVAIADVMTHSVITLRQSEFTDIFVALNLFQRHRIRHLPILNDHGQIAGLLTHESLRQLLRPVDLLRLRLVSEVMSSRIVKATPETYVLDITKLMARDNVSSVIIVEEENSLLMPVGIMTERDIVQFQALGLDLQSIQAGAVMSSPVFSLSRDDNLLTVLTLMQSRRINRVVITGEQGELLGIVTQTTLLQALNPLDIYSLVDNLKQKVSRLEVEKLELLQIRNAELEQEVQKRTAELQSQAERERLLSGITSRIRRSLDLQETLNAIALEIRQFLNCDRVLVYQYHGNGTGIIIAEDVKPGWLSLLGQSVSDPCFTPDWIEQYINGRIQVVEDIATDDMSPCHRQLLVSLQIRAKILVPIVVGNQLWGLMLACQNDAARIWQPEETELLEQLSIHLAIAIQQADLYHRLQLELQERQRAEAALAESEELYRTTLNNISDALFITDDQGKFTFICPNVDILFGYSVEDVAQIGNIQVLISQNLFDPQQLAFSGEITNIECDIFDQQGKKHTVLVNVKQVKIGAGTLLYSCRNITERKQVERALQDSEERLRTIVETSASGLVTVDHQGKIVFVNPAAARMFGRDIEILCGWPFALPYDYDSHRVEEIEVLQASGQRRTVNMQAAAIAWEGQDAFLMSLSDITDLKQTEELLRQSEAKYRLLVENLPLGLIVHGVDTSILTSNAKACELLELTISQMQGKTALDPAWYFFREDETLMPPSEYPINQVISTLQPLTNYVAGVNRPQSKTQIWLLVNAFPEFNSDKTLKQVVVTFVDINERQAALKERKLAEIALRNSEERFRQIAENLPEVIWMTNIEKSEIIFVSRQYEKIWGRSLENLYQQPKTWIAAIHEDDRKRVIKAIPNQTTLGEYDEEYRIIKPDGIVRWIRDRAFPIENEDGKVYRIAGFAEDITQRKEAEEQLRQLNEELEARVEQRTTALRESQAMLQLVLDTIPQRVFWKDHQSVIRGCNRILAEDIGLTPEEIIGRDPYDISATREEVDFYLECDRLVLTTGKPQLHIQETLHKPDGSLMWIETNKVPLRDADGNIIGILVTYEDITSRRTAEEALRYSEERFRIALNNSPIVVFNQDLDLRYTWIYNPALGYKPEEVVARFDTDLFLPKDAEKLQTWKRQVLETGQGMREEIVIGTEDNFICYVLTIDPLRDRHGEIEGVTCAALDITDRKKAEMALKESQYLIQCITEASPDILYIYDLQEKRNIYINREIARLLGYSPAEIQSMGTELFLQLAHPDDIPKMAIHHARFATANDQDIWEIEYRMRDRQGHWHWFLSHDTLFSRDAENQPKQIIGAALEMTERKQMEAELRQTNAELARATRLKDEFLANMSHELRTPLNAILGMSEGLLEGVFDEISDHQTRAIKTIERSGKHLLELINDILDLSKVEAGKLELQLAPVACTYLCDSSLTFVKQQALKKNIHIAVDIPPNIPDLVVDERRIRQMLINLLNNAVKFTPNGGSVKLLVQQEMGSRGAEENNFISSSQSPVPSPQSPSQWICFSVIDTGIGIAKEELDKLFQPFVQIDSSLNRQHNGTGLGLALVQRLVELHGGQITVTSEVGKGSCFTVRIPCMAVGNRDKELGTGKKTFTKYPMRNPNTENSHVLIIEDSIVAAEQVARYLNELNLQTTIYTKGEGAVDEAIRLCPVLILLDIQLPNLSGWEVLGQLKAHPETQNIPVIVISVVDERSQALSLGASDYFVKPISRDQIRQTLNKLQHPDHSSTNALIIAPTTTPIASPIEPNAPHLILLAEDNEANTATISNYLGARGYNIIMAKNGQAAVTLTKEQHPKLILMDIQMPGMDGLQAIRLIRADHQFIDTPIIALTALAMPGDKEKCIAAGANDYLTKPIKLKFLVEKIQQLLNQGIGNS, encoded by the coding sequence ATGTTGTTCTCTTCCCTGATTGAAGCAAATAATCTCGAACAGGCAGTTGCTGATACTCCGTTAGTTGTGACTGCGGATACACTAGCATCTGAGGCGATCGCCCTCATGAGTAACGCCAGGGGAAGTTGTACTTTGCCGGAAGAGGCATCTGATACTAGTTACCTGTTGACTGATTGCCGTGCTAGTTGTGTACTAGTGATGCAGGAAACTAAGCTACTAGGAATTTTCACAGAGCGCGATGTGGTGAGATTGAGTGCGGAGGGGCGACAAATTGCAGGAGTGGCGATCGCTGATGTCATGACTCACTCTGTAATCACTTTGAGGCAGTCGGAGTTTACTGATATTTTTGTGGCTCTCAATTTATTTCAACGCCACCGGATTCGTCATCTACCGATTTTAAATGATCATGGGCAAATAGCAGGACTGCTCACCCATGAAAGTTTGCGTCAACTGCTGCGTCCTGTAGATCTGTTGAGATTACGTCTGGTATCGGAAGTTATGAGCAGTCGCATTGTTAAAGCTACTCCAGAAACTTATGTGTTAGATATCACCAAGTTAATGGCGCGGGATAACGTCAGTTCGGTGATCATTGTCGAAGAGGAAAATTCTTTGCTGATGCCAGTAGGTATTATGACCGAACGTGATATTGTTCAGTTTCAGGCATTAGGGCTGGACCTACAGAGCATTCAGGCAGGGGCAGTCATGAGTAGCCCAGTTTTTTCTTTATCTCGCGACGACAATCTCTTAACAGTATTAACGCTGATGCAGTCCAGGCGCATCAATCGGGTTGTGATTACTGGTGAACAGGGAGAACTACTAGGGATTGTCACCCAAACTACCTTACTACAAGCCTTGAATCCTCTGGATATTTATAGTTTAGTAGACAATCTCAAGCAGAAGGTATCACGGTTAGAGGTAGAAAAGCTGGAATTATTGCAGATTAGAAATGCAGAACTAGAGCAAGAAGTACAAAAACGCACAGCAGAGTTACAGTCACAAGCCGAACGGGAAAGGTTGTTAAGCGGGATTACTAGCCGAATTAGAAGATCATTGGACTTGCAAGAAACCCTGAATGCGATCGCTCTTGAAATACGACAATTTTTGAATTGCGATCGCGTACTTGTTTATCAATATCATGGCAATGGCACTGGCATCATTATTGCTGAAGACGTGAAACCAGGATGGTTATCTTTACTGGGGCAATCAGTCAGTGATCCTTGTTTTACACCCGATTGGATTGAACAGTATATTAATGGACGAATTCAAGTTGTTGAGGACATTGCCACAGATGATATGAGTCCCTGTCATCGGCAATTATTGGTAAGCCTGCAAATCAGAGCTAAGATATTGGTTCCGATTGTTGTTGGTAATCAACTCTGGGGATTAATGCTGGCTTGTCAAAATGATGCTGCACGAATTTGGCAACCAGAAGAAACAGAATTACTGGAACAACTATCTATTCATCTTGCCATTGCCATCCAGCAAGCCGATCTCTATCATCGGCTTCAGCTAGAACTTCAAGAAAGACAACGTGCCGAAGCTGCTTTAGCCGAATCTGAAGAACTTTACCGCACCACCCTGAACAACATTTCTGATGCCTTATTTATTACGGATGACCAGGGTAAATTTACTTTTATCTGCCCTAACGTCGATATTCTCTTTGGCTATTCAGTAGAGGATGTGGCTCAGATAGGCAACATTCAAGTTCTCATCAGTCAAAATTTATTTGATCCGCAGCAGTTAGCCTTCTCTGGTGAAATTACCAACATTGAGTGCGATATTTTCGATCAACAGGGTAAAAAACATACAGTTTTAGTGAATGTCAAGCAAGTAAAAATTGGTGCCGGGACGCTGCTTTATTCCTGTCGGAATATCACTGAACGCAAACAAGTAGAAAGAGCATTACAAGATAGTGAAGAACGCTTGCGAACCATCGTCGAAACCAGTGCCAGTGGTCTTGTCACCGTGGATCATCAAGGTAAGATAGTATTCGTCAACCCTGCGGCTGCGAGGATGTTTGGTAGAGATATTGAGATCCTTTGTGGCTGGCCCTTTGCGCTTCCTTATGATTATGATAGTCATCGAGTAGAAGAAATTGAAGTGCTGCAAGCATCTGGCCAGCGACGCACGGTGAATATGCAAGCTGCGGCCATTGCTTGGGAAGGTCAAGATGCCTTTTTGATGTCACTGTCAGACATTACCGATTTAAAACAAACTGAAGAATTATTGCGTCAAAGTGAAGCCAAATACCGGCTGTTGGTGGAAAATCTGCCCTTGGGTTTGATAGTTCATGGAGTCGATACCAGTATTCTCACCTCTAATGCTAAAGCCTGCGAACTGTTAGAACTAACTATCTCCCAAATGCAGGGGAAAACAGCCTTAGATCCGGCTTGGTATTTCTTTAGGGAAGATGAAACATTGATGCCACCTTCAGAATACCCAATCAATCAGGTGATTTCCACACTTCAACCCCTGACAAACTATGTGGCTGGGGTAAATCGACCCCAAAGCAAAACCCAAATTTGGTTATTGGTGAATGCTTTTCCCGAATTTAACAGTGATAAAACCCTCAAACAAGTAGTAGTCACATTTGTTGATATTAATGAAAGACAAGCTGCATTAAAAGAACGCAAGCTGGCAGAAATTGCCCTCAGAAACAGTGAAGAACGGTTTCGACAAATAGCAGAAAACTTGCCAGAAGTAATTTGGATGACCAATATAGAAAAGTCGGAAATCATTTTTGTCAGTCGCCAATACGAAAAAATTTGGGGTCGGAGTCTTGAAAACCTTTACCAGCAACCTAAAACTTGGATCGCTGCTATTCACGAAGATGATCGAAAACGGGTAATAAAAGCAATACCAAATCAAACTACACTAGGTGAATATGATGAAGAGTACCGGATTATTAAACCTGATGGCATAGTGCGTTGGATACGCGATCGCGCCTTTCCTATCGAAAATGAAGATGGGAAAGTCTACCGTATTGCTGGTTTTGCCGAGGATATTACCCAGCGCAAGGAGGCAGAGGAACAGCTTCGACAACTCAATGAAGAACTAGAAGCTAGAGTAGAACAACGGACTACTGCTTTACGAGAATCACAGGCTATGCTGCAATTGGTCTTAGATACTATCCCGCAGCGTGTATTCTGGAAAGATCATCAATCAGTGATTAGAGGTTGTAATCGCATCCTTGCTGAAGATATTGGTCTAACCCCAGAAGAAATTATCGGACGAGATCCTTATGATATATCTGCAACTCGTGAAGAGGTGGATTTTTACCTAGAATGCGATCGCCTGGTACTCACAACCGGTAAACCACAACTGCACATCCAAGAAACTCTGCATAAACCGGATGGTTCTTTAATGTGGATAGAAACTAATAAAGTACCATTGCGGGACGCTGACGGTAATATTATTGGCATTCTAGTAACTTATGAAGATATTACCAGCCGACGCACGGCGGAAGAAGCCTTACGCTACAGTGAAGAACGCTTCCGCATTGCTTTAAACAATTCCCCAATTGTTGTATTTAATCAAGACCTTGATCTGCGATATACCTGGATCTATAACCCCGCTTTGGGCTATAAACCTGAAGAAGTGGTTGCTAGGTTTGATACTGATCTGTTTCTACCCAAAGATGCCGAAAAATTACAAACTTGGAAACGTCAGGTGTTAGAAACAGGTCAAGGCATGAGAGAAGAAATTGTCATCGGTACAGAAGATAATTTTATTTGCTATGTCTTGACAATTGATCCACTGCGCGATCGCCATGGCGAGATAGAAGGTGTAACCTGTGCAGCCCTTGATATCACGGACAGGAAAAAAGCGGAAATGGCTTTGAAAGAAAGTCAGTATTTAATTCAATGTATCACCGAAGCCAGCCCAGATATTCTTTACATCTACGACTTGCAGGAAAAACGCAACATTTACATTAACCGAGAAATTGCGCGATTGCTCGGCTATTCTCCCGCAGAAATACAAAGCATGGGGACAGAATTGTTTTTACAACTCGCCCATCCCGATGATATCCCCAAAATGGCTATCCACCATGCTCGTTTTGCCACAGCTAACGATCAGGATATCTGGGAAATTGAGTATCGGATGCGCGATCGCCAAGGCCACTGGCACTGGTTTCTCAGCCATGATACCCTATTTAGCCGGGATGCTGAAAATCAACCTAAACAAATTATCGGTGCGGCCTTAGAAATGACAGAACGCAAGCAAATGGAAGCCGAATTACGCCAAACTAACGCCGAACTTGCTCGTGCTACTCGCCTCAAAGATGAATTTTTAGCTAATATGAGTCACGAACTGCGTACCCCTCTCAATGCGATTTTGGGGATGTCAGAAGGGTTATTAGAGGGGGTGTTTGATGAAATTAGCGATCACCAAACACGAGCAATCAAAACGATTGAACGCAGCGGTAAACACTTACTAGAATTGATTAATGATATTCTTGATCTCTCAAAAGTTGAAGCAGGCAAACTAGAACTGCAACTCGCTCCCGTTGCTTGTACCTATCTTTGTGATTCTAGTTTGACATTTGTTAAACAACAGGCATTGAAAAAAAATATTCATATAGCTGTAGATATCCCCCCGAATATACCAGATTTAGTTGTAGATGAACGTCGTATTCGTCAAATGCTCATTAACTTGCTCAACAACGCCGTTAAATTCACTCCTAACGGCGGCAGCGTCAAGTTACTGGTACAGCAGGAAATGGGGAGCAGAGGAGCAGAGGAGAATAACTTTATATCTAGTTCCCAGTCCCCAGTCCCCAGTCCCCAGTCCCCAAGTCAATGGATTTGCTTTTCAGTAATTGACACCGGAATTGGAATTGCTAAAGAAGAGTTAGATAAACTGTTCCAACCTTTTGTGCAGATCGATAGCAGTCTGAACCGTCAGCACAATGGTACAGGATTGGGTTTAGCTTTGGTACAGCGACTGGTAGAATTGCATGGGGGTCAAATCACAGTAACTAGTGAGGTAGGTAAGGGTAGCTGTTTTACAGTTCGTATACCCTGTATGGCAGTGGGGAATAGGGACAAAGAATTGGGAACAGGGAAAAAAACTTTTACGAAATACCCAATGCGTAATCCTAACACCGAAAATTCTCACGTGCTGATTATCGAAGATTCAATAGTTGCAGCAGAACAGGTAGCCAGATATTTGAATGAACTGAATCTGCAAACCACCATATATACTAAGGGTGAGGGGGCAGTTGATGAAGCCATACGTCTTTGTCCAGTGCTGATACTTTTGGATATCCAGTTACCCAACTTATCTGGATGGGAAGTTCTAGGGCAGCTAAAAGCACATCCAGAGACTCAAAATATTCCTGTAATTGTCATTTCGGTAGTTGATGAGCGATCGCAAGCATTATCTTTAGGCGCAAGTGATTACTTCGTTAAACCTATTAGCCGCGACCAAATCCGCCAAACATTAAATAAACTTCAACACCCAGATCATTCCTCAACAAATGCACTGATTATTGCTCCCACAACTACCCCAATAGCCTCACCAATTGAACCGAACGCCCCACATCTCATCTTGCTGGCAGAAGATAACGAAGCCAATACTGCAACCATCTCCAACTATCTAGGTGCTAGGGGATATAACATAATTATGGCAAAAAATGGTCAAGCAGCTGTGACTCTCACTAAAGAACAACATCCCAAGTTGATTCTTATGGATATCCAAATGCCTGGGATGGATGGATTACAAGCCATACGTCTCATTCGTGCTGATCACCAGTTTATAGATACGCCAATTATTGCCTTGACAGCCTTAGCCATGCCGGGTGATAAAGAAAAATGTATTGCAGCTGGAGCCAATGACTATTTAACTAAACCAATAAAGTTGAAATTTCTAGTAGAGAAGATTCAACAACTATTAAATCAGGGAATAGGGAACTCTTAA